GTCTTAATGCTCTGATGGATTCCATTTCACTGTTTGTTGAAGTCGTGTTGATCGATGATGGAAGCAGGGACGATACCGCACTGCGGATCCGCCAGCTGGCACTCACGGATAACAGGTATCATGGCGTTTTCCTTTCCCGCAATCATGGGCATCAGCTTGCATTAACGGCGGGTATAGCCGCCGCACGGGGAAGTGAGGCATTGTTTATCATTGACGGTGACTTGCAGGACCCGCCCGAACTGCTCCCCGAGTTCTACAAATTATACAAGGAAGGCAACGATGTGGTATATGCTGTCAGAAGAAAACGGAAGGAAGGATTTATCAAGCGGATGGGCTATCATCTTTTCTATCGTTTACTGAGCGTTATTTCTTATGTTGATATCCCGCTCGACAGCGGGGATTTTGCCCTCATCAGCCGCAGAGTGGCGGATGTAATGAATAAAATGCCGGAGGAAAGCAGGTACCTCAGGGGAATGCGTTCCTGGATCGGCTTCAGGCAGATAGGCTTTGAATACGAAAGAAGTTCCAGGGTGGCAGGGGAGTCTAAGTACAGTTTTAAGCAACTTTTCAGACTGGCTTATAACGGCATCTTCAACTTTAGTGAGTTTCCAATCAAATTTATGAGCAGGACAGGAGTAGCCGCAATCCTTATCTCTCTGGTCTATTTCGTCATAGTGGTGGTAAAAAAACTATTCTTTGCACATGTCATCGAAGGGTTTACTTCATTGCTCTTTGTGATCATACTCTTCAGTGGCGTACAGCTTCTGGCGCTGGGGATCATCGGAGAATATGTTTTAAGGATCTTTTTTCAGTCTAAGAACCGGCCTCTTTATATTATTAAGGAGGAAATAGTAAATCGAGAGTATATTTGATCCGATGCATTTTCATTCCATACAGTTTATAATTTTTTTCATTGTAGTTACGCTGGCTTATTTCAGCCTGTCGTGGCGTGGCCGCTGGATGCTGCTTCTGGCAACCAGCTGTTATTTTTATATGGTATTCAAGCCGGTATTTATTCTGATACTGTTTGGTACCATCATTATTGACTATTACGCCGGAATCTGGATTGCGAAAACACAGGATCAAAAGCGAAAAAAACTTTTATTGATTGTCAGCCTCATCTCCAATATAGGTATTCTGGCCTTCTTCAAATATTACGATTTCCTGGGAGACTCCGTTAACGGTTTGTTAAACTCTGCGGGCATTCGATCCGTCGTTCCGCCACTAGCGGGGCTCATTCCGCACCAGATAGCCGACTGGATGGTTAATGGTGCGGGTAAAGTTATTCTTCCCATCGGGTTGTCATTCCATACCTTTCAGGCCATGAGTTATACCATTGAGGTATATCGGGGTAACCAGCAGCCCGAAAGGCATTTTGGTATTTACGCACTCTATGTGATGTTTTACCCGCAGCTCGTGGCCGGGCCGATTGAGCGCCCGCAGAACATGTTGTTTCAGTACCACAGTTTTTTTCACTATGATTTTGAAAATGTAAAGGCGGGATTGATACAAATGGCTTTCGGGCTTTTTAAGAAAGTGGTCATAGCTGACCGGCTCGCCGAAGTGGTCAATTATGCTTACAACGATCCATCCCATCAGAATGGAATTACCCTGCTGGTGGCCACAGTTTTTTTTGCATTTCAGATCTACTGCGATTTTTCAGGCTACTCGGATATCGCCATTGGCGCGGCGCGTGTGATGGGTTTTACACTGATGGACAATTTCCGGACACCCTACGGATCTAAATCAGTATCTGAATTCTGGGGACGCTGGCATATCTCCCTGTCCTCCTGGTTTAGGGATTACCTCTATATTCCCCTTGGAGGAAACCGAAAGGGGGAGTATAGGAAGTATATGAACCAGTTTATCGTTTTTCTGGTCAGCGGATTGTGGCATGGGGCAAGCTGGAATTATGTGATCTGGGGAGGCCTTCATGGCACTTACCAGGTAACGGCCTCATTACGTGATAAATGGTTAAAAAAGGCAGGGATAGAAATACCTCAAAACGCTTTTATCAGGTATTTCAATATGGTTGTAACCTTTATACTGGTGACCATTGCCTGGGTTTTTTTCAGAAACGACCAGGCACCTGTTCATCGTTCTTTTTCTATTTTACATAAAATTGCGACTTTGTCCTGGAGAGAGCCGCTTTATTCTCCCTACAATGCGGTAGAAATGTGGTTTTGTGTTTTCCTGATCTTCTTTCTCCTCGTCAAGGAAAAATATTATGAGAGGATACCCTCTGAGAACTCAAAATTGTTTTACATCCTCTTGCCCCTGATACTCTTTCTTACGTATTTTCTGGGGGTTGTTACTGAAAATCAATTCATCTATTTTCAGTTCTGAATTATGGCCTGAGGCCTTAAACATTTGTTCCTGATTTTTTGTTACTAAAAACACGAAAGCTGAATATCTTTCGGGTCGAATTAATTATCCTGAATTAAATATGTACGAAGTTACGTCTGACAACCGGTTAAGAAGTCTTATTGTTGTGGGTGACCGGGTGCTGATCCGCCCCAAAAGCCCCAATGACCGAACCCACAGTGGGTTATACCTGCCCCCTACGGTCACAGAAAAAGAGCAGGTACAAAGTGGCTATGTGATCAAAGTAGGGCCGGGTTTTCCCATTCCGTCCGCAGCGGAAGATGAGCCTTGGAAAGAATCGGAGGAAAAAATAAAATATATGCCCTTACAAGCCAAGGAGGGAGATCTGGCCATTTACATTCAAAGAAACGCCATTGATCTTGAATACGATCAGGTGAAATATGTGATTGTTCCGCAGAGTTCAATCCTGATGCTCGACAGATCAGAAGATCTATTCGAGTAATTACTCATTTCGTTAGAGGATCACTAACCAAAACTTTAAATATATGAAATACAAGTTTTTGGGTAACACAGGGGTTTTGGTATCGGAGCTGTGTTTGGGTACCATGACTTTCGGAGGAAACGGGTACTGGGAAGCCATTGGCAAATTACAACAGGAAGAAGGAACAACCCTTGTTAAAACCGCTCTGGATAAGGGCATCAACTTTTTTGATACCGCCAATGTGTATTCTTATGGCAAATCAGAAGAGATCCTGGGGCAGTCCTTTAAGGATCTCGGGATAAAACGCAGTGAAGTGGTGATTGCCACCAAAGCCAGGGGAAGAATGGCTCCGGGCGTAAACCAGATAGGGTTGTCCCGGCTCCACATCATGGATTCAGTGGAAGAAAGTCTGAAAAGGCTGGGGACCGATCACATCGATATTTTTTATATCCATGGGGTGGATGCTTACACGTCCCTGGAAGAAACGATGCGCGGGCTGGAAGATATTGTGCGGTCCGGAAAGGTAAGATACTTAGGTGTAAGTAATCTCGGCGCCTGGCAGATCATGAAGGCCAATGGGATTGCAGAGAAGAACGGCTGGACAAAATTTGTTGCCTGCCAGCATTATTATTCCATTGCCGGACGTGATATTGAACGTGAACTTGTTCCGATGATGGAAGATCAGCATCTGGCACTTATGCCCTGGAGCCCGCTGGCGGGTGGATTTCTTTCAGGAAAGTTTACCCGAAATAACGAGACTTCCGGTGATAACCGTCGTGATGTATTCGATTTTCCACCGGTTGACAAGGAAAAGGCCTATGATATCATTGAGGTGATTCAGCCGATTGCGGAGGCACATGGTGCGTCTGTCGCAAGAATAGCACTTGCGTGGGTATTACACCAAAAACCCGTGACGAGTTTAATAATCGGCGCTAAAAAGCCTGAACAGCTTGCAGATAATATTGCGGCCACAGAAGTGGTGCTAACAGCAGAGGAACTTGAAAAGCTGGATCAGATCAGTGCTTTGCAAGTGGAATATCCTTCCTGGATGTTTGCACGGCAGGGACGGGACAGAATACCGGAATGATATTTTTAGGAACAAAGGGGATATGGACTTTGGCTATATCCCCTTCGTATTATACCCGGATAGCCCGCCGGAATATTATAGTATATTTCTTAAAACAGTAAAAATCAGGGTTGTTCCGGCAGCCAGAAATCTGACTTCAGTTCTTTTGAGCCATAGGTATATGGTCGCCTTCCCCGCCAGTTCCGAAAACAAAATTATTGCGGATAGTGGTAATACGATAAATATCAAGGCATTAAGATGAAACGCGGCGGTAAAGTTTCCGTGCAGAACCTGATGAAATGCCCGTTGCCCGCCGCACCCCCAGCATAACCACCCTGTGCTGTGGTGCACAAAGCAGGGTGGGCCAATGGGATAAACCGCAGGATCCAGCTGGTGGTAAACAAAAACCGCCGATAAGGAAAAAATAACCATTACGACGGTTTTGAGCGGGGGTCTGGAATTACTTGATAACATAATCCTTCACAACAATATCATGCAGTGCCTGTTCCTTGTCGTTGAATAAAGGCCAGAGCCACAGTAATATACATACGTTGGAAGTAACGTATTTGATCAGCGCCCTACCAAGTGCGGCGCCGAAAGTGAGGCGTTGCCCCTGCTCATCCACCACCTTGATCTTCATTAGAATTTTACCGATTGTCGCTTGCTTGGAAGAACTCACCATGAACGCCTCGTAAAGAATTGGCCCCAGTAACCCGGCAAGCAGAAGGGGTACCACCAATGTACCGACCAAAACGGCAACCGCGGCCTCGTCCTCGGCATCGGCAAAAGAGGAGGAGTTAAAAAGGCTGATCCCGAAAATCGGAAGGATGAGGACCGATATTACAAAGCCAAGAATAAGACTGTCAATGATCTGGGCTACAAGGCGATTACCAAAGCCGGCTAGGGTGGAATTCTCCATGAAATTTTCAGAGGTTTAAGTGCTTGAATATCTTTCAAGTAAGTATTAAGATTTCATATTCGCAAGTGGTTTCGGACGAAATGGGTTAATCGCAGCAATTTTATTTTTTCTGGATTTTTGACAGGTTGAAGGATTATATTTTACTTGTGGTATAATGCGTCTCAGGTATCTGTAAAATCAAATTTTAATCATGAAAATATTCATTTGGGTTGGCCTGTTCATGGGAAGTATCTGCCAGTTGTATGCACAAGAAAGATCCGTTGCCGTAACAATTGACGATGTACCTCAGGTAAATGTATACCATCAGTTGGGTAAAACATTTTCATTGTTAACCAGGCTTGATTCCCTGAACATTCCGGTTGCCATATTTATCAATGAAGATAAGTTAAATCAAACCGCAGACTTTGAGGGTAATAAGGCTTTGCTTGCCCAATGGATTTCAAGGCCTGGTATCACCGTAGGAAATCACAGTTATGCACATTTGAATTATGCAGACGTTGGTTACGAAATTTTTACAGAGGATATCGTCAAAGGCGAAAGGGTGACCAGGGAATTGGCGGAGAAATTTCATAAGCCTCTGAAATATTTCCGATTTCCGTTCAACAGCATGGGGAACGACAGCCTTCAGCATAAAAAAATGGCCGGGTTTCTTGAAAGCAAGGGATATCTCAATACCCCGTATACCGTTGAAAGTGAAGACTGGATGTATGACATGTTATACAACGACGCATTGGCCAGGCGAGACCTCGCGTATGCAGAAAGTGTTGGAAAACAGTATGTGGAAATGACCATTAAGCTCTTTGACCATTTCGACAGCCTTGCCGTTGCCCGCTACGGTCGTCCGGTAAAGCAAATTTATCTTTGTCATGATAACTTGTTGAATGCAAGGTACCTTGATAAAATTGTAAACGGTTTAAAAACAAAAGGTTATACCTTCATCAGCCTGGACGAGGCGCTTACCGATGGTATTTATAAATCGAAGGAATACTATTACGGTCGAGCGGGGTTTTCCTGGATATACCGTTACGTTCAGGATCCTGTCCGGCGAAAGACTATGGTGCGGACAGAACCGGTTAATCTGCCGGCTCAGCAGGCTTATGAGGAACTAATCAAAAGGAATAAATAAAAAAAGCATCCCGGACGATCAGGGATGCTTTCAAAAATGTTGTTATGATTAAACTTAGATAACGCGAACGTTAACTGCGTTTAAACCTTTTCTTCCATTTTCTACATCGTAAGACACTTTGTCATTTTCACGAATTTCGTCCTGAAGACCTGAAACGTGAACGAAAATGTCTTTCTCGCCATTTGCGGGCTGAATGAATCCAAATCCTTTGGAATCATTGAAAAACTTAACTGTACCTTCTGCCATTAGTATTGATCTTATAAGTATTGAAAGCCAAATGTATATAGAATTTACAGATAAACAAGAACAGTCCGGAAAAAGGTTTAGAATTAATCTACGTATGTATCGTTTTCAATGACAGGTATTTATGATTTAAACTTACAGTAATCTGGAATAAATCATATTATGTATTTGTTTCTAACGGAACTGGTGCAGGTTCTTTGCTATTATTTTATATTTGCAAAATGCACTTCAGTTCAGGAACAAAAAATCGTAAGACCTCCCATGCCGATTGTCCGCAATGATACGCACATACCTCCTTACTGGCTTCCAAACGGCCATTTTCAGAGTATTTACCCTGCGCTGTTCAGAAAAATAGAAGATGTTTTTTATGAGAGAGAACGCATCAACACACCGGATGAGGACTTCCTGGATCTGGACTGGGCGCTGAATCAGCAGAAGGCGGATATAGTGGGTACTCCGCTGGTAATCCTGTCACATGGGCTGGAAGGCAGTACCTCAAGCCAGTATGTGCTGGGGATGACCCGCCTGATGACGCGGTCGGGATATGATTGCCTGGCATGGAATTTCAGAAGCTGCAGCGGGGAAATGAATAAGGCTTCCAGATTTTATCACAGTGGTGCTACGGAGGATCTGGATCTGGTGGTACAATATGCAATTAAAAAAGGATACCGGTCTGTTTACCTCATTGGATTTAGTCTGGGTGGTAACCTTACACTGAAATATTTGGGAGAGCAGGGTTCTGAACTGCCATCCGAGATCCGTAAGGCACTTGTTTTCAGTGCACCCATGGACCTTAAAGCCTGCAGTATGGCTATGATACAGCCGCGTAACCGGGTGTATATGCACCGGTTTTTGAAATCACTCAGGCCCAAAGTAGATGAAAAGGCCAGGCTATTTCCGGATAAAATCGATATTAAATCCGGTCGATTTGTAAAAACGCTCTATGACTTCGACCACATCTATACAGCTCCGATCCATGGATTCAGAGATGCGGATGATTACTACGCGCAATGCAGTTCCATGCATTTTGTTGAAAATATAGGGATAGAAACACTGATTGTTAATTCGGAAAACGACCCGATCGTTCCCATTGCAAGCCTACCTTCCGATGTCATCGCCCGCCACGACAAGGTATTTCTGGAATCTCCGGCACAAGGCGGCCATTGCGGTTTCCGGCCATCGGTCTTGTCCGGAGGTATCTACTGGTCGGAACAGCGGGCGCTGGACTTTTTGAGATCTGCCTGAGTTTATTATTGGAATAGTACAAATTTTTCTTAATCAGGATATGCAGTAAAGAGGATGGGTAGATAAAATGATATGAACAGCTTTTTTATCCGCAGAATAAAAACTGATCCTTTCAATTTTTTGTTAGGGTGATAGTCGTGAGATTCGTAATTTTGTGCCTCATTTGAAAAGCACAGGATCAGCTTAGATCAGAGACTTTAATATTAAATTGGAAATTATTCAGTTATCTGCCGTTTCATGCCCACATTAACACTCAATCCCCCGTATATCATCATTGATTTTGACAGTACCTTCACCAAAGTGGAAGGCCTGGATGAGTTGGCTGCTATTGCACTTGCAGGAAGTTCGCAACGTGATCAGATTGTGGAGGAAATCCGTGATCTGACCAATAAAGGAATGAACGGGGAAATGTCGTTTGCCGAAGGGTTACGTAAAAGAATTGACCTTCTGAAAGCTAATAAGAGCCATATCGATGACCTCGTCACATTTTTACGTACTAAGGTGTCCGATTCGTTCTTGCGGAACAAGCAATTCCTGACAGAAAATGCGGACCATATCTTTATTGTATCAAGTGGGTTTAAAGAGTTTATTGTGCCGGTTGCGACTGAACTCGGCGTAAGAGCTGATCACGTTTATGCCAATGAATTCCG
This portion of the Dyadobacter sp. CECT 9275 genome encodes:
- a CDS encoding RDD family protein, producing the protein MENSTLAGFGNRLVAQIIDSLILGFVISVLILPIFGISLFNSSSFADAEDEAAVAVLVGTLVVPLLLAGLLGPILYEAFMVSSSKQATIGKILMKIKVVDEQGQRLTFGAALGRALIKYVTSNVCILLWLWPLFNDKEQALHDIVVKDYVIK
- a CDS encoding MBOAT family O-acyltransferase, whose product is MHFHSIQFIIFFIVVTLAYFSLSWRGRWMLLLATSCYFYMVFKPVFILILFGTIIIDYYAGIWIAKTQDQKRKKLLLIVSLISNIGILAFFKYYDFLGDSVNGLLNSAGIRSVVPPLAGLIPHQIADWMVNGAGKVILPIGLSFHTFQAMSYTIEVYRGNQQPERHFGIYALYVMFYPQLVAGPIERPQNMLFQYHSFFHYDFENVKAGLIQMAFGLFKKVVIADRLAEVVNYAYNDPSHQNGITLLVATVFFAFQIYCDFSGYSDIAIGAARVMGFTLMDNFRTPYGSKSVSEFWGRWHISLSSWFRDYLYIPLGGNRKGEYRKYMNQFIVFLVSGLWHGASWNYVIWGGLHGTYQVTASLRDKWLKKAGIEIPQNAFIRYFNMVVTFILVTIAWVFFRNDQAPVHRSFSILHKIATLSWREPLYSPYNAVEMWFCVFLIFFLLVKEKYYERIPSENSKLFYILLPLILFLTYFLGVVTENQFIYFQF
- a CDS encoding glycosyltransferase family 2 protein, with protein sequence MEIPQISIVAPLYNESESFTHLVQRLNALMDSISLFVEVVLIDDGSRDDTALRIRQLALTDNRYHGVFLSRNHGHQLALTAGIAAARGSEALFIIDGDLQDPPELLPEFYKLYKEGNDVVYAVRRKRKEGFIKRMGYHLFYRLLSVISYVDIPLDSGDFALISRRVADVMNKMPEESRYLRGMRSWIGFRQIGFEYERSSRVAGESKYSFKQLFRLAYNGIFNFSEFPIKFMSRTGVAAILISLVYFVIVVVKKLFFAHVIEGFTSLLFVIILFSGVQLLALGIIGEYVLRIFFQSKNRPLYIIKEEIVNREYI
- a CDS encoding aldo/keto reductase, with the protein product MKYKFLGNTGVLVSELCLGTMTFGGNGYWEAIGKLQQEEGTTLVKTALDKGINFFDTANVYSYGKSEEILGQSFKDLGIKRSEVVIATKARGRMAPGVNQIGLSRLHIMDSVEESLKRLGTDHIDIFYIHGVDAYTSLEETMRGLEDIVRSGKVRYLGVSNLGAWQIMKANGIAEKNGWTKFVACQHYYSIAGRDIERELVPMMEDQHLALMPWSPLAGGFLSGKFTRNNETSGDNRRDVFDFPPVDKEKAYDIIEVIQPIAEAHGASVARIALAWVLHQKPVTSLIIGAKKPEQLADNIAATEVVLTAEELEKLDQISALQVEYPSWMFARQGRDRIPE
- a CDS encoding co-chaperone GroES, with the protein product MYEVTSDNRLRSLIVVGDRVLIRPKSPNDRTHSGLYLPPTVTEKEQVQSGYVIKVGPGFPIPSAAEDEPWKESEEKIKYMPLQAKEGDLAIYIQRNAIDLEYDQVKYVIVPQSSILMLDRSEDLFE
- a CDS encoding YheT family hydrolase; translation: MPIVRNDTHIPPYWLPNGHFQSIYPALFRKIEDVFYERERINTPDEDFLDLDWALNQQKADIVGTPLVILSHGLEGSTSSQYVLGMTRLMTRSGYDCLAWNFRSCSGEMNKASRFYHSGATEDLDLVVQYAIKKGYRSVYLIGFSLGGNLTLKYLGEQGSELPSEIRKALVFSAPMDLKACSMAMIQPRNRVYMHRFLKSLRPKVDEKARLFPDKIDIKSGRFVKTLYDFDHIYTAPIHGFRDADDYYAQCSSMHFVENIGIETLIVNSENDPIVPIASLPSDVIARHDKVFLESPAQGGHCGFRPSVLSGGIYWSEQRALDFLRSA
- a CDS encoding cold-shock protein, with the protein product MAEGTVKFFNDSKGFGFIQPANGEKDIFVHVSGLQDEIRENDKVSYDVENGRKGLNAVNVRVI
- a CDS encoding polysaccharide deacetylase family protein, giving the protein MKIFIWVGLFMGSICQLYAQERSVAVTIDDVPQVNVYHQLGKTFSLLTRLDSLNIPVAIFINEDKLNQTADFEGNKALLAQWISRPGITVGNHSYAHLNYADVGYEIFTEDIVKGERVTRELAEKFHKPLKYFRFPFNSMGNDSLQHKKMAGFLESKGYLNTPYTVESEDWMYDMLYNDALARRDLAYAESVGKQYVEMTIKLFDHFDSLAVARYGRPVKQIYLCHDNLLNARYLDKIVNGLKTKGYTFISLDEALTDGIYKSKEYYYGRAGFSWIYRYVQDPVRRKTMVRTEPVNLPAQQAYEELIKRNK
- a CDS encoding DUF2752 domain-containing protein, which encodes MLSSNSRPPLKTVVMVIFSLSAVFVYHQLDPAVYPIGPPCFVHHSTGWLCWGCGGQRAFHQVLHGNFTAAFHLNALIFIVLPLSAIILFSELAGKATIYLWLKRTEVRFLAAGTTLIFTVLRNIL